One region of Trachemys scripta elegans isolate TJP31775 chromosome 8, CAS_Tse_1.0, whole genome shotgun sequence genomic DNA includes:
- the LOC117882023 gene encoding kazal-type serine protease inhibitor domain-containing protein 1-like, with translation MKVLEVIVVLVALVQVSQSFPTLYYRSWLRLLREGDSCGKCNLELCSKPTHCPAGTVLDQCGCCPECGNVEGQICDLDKVNHFYGQCGENMECRLDADETKFGEIPEPQCVCKSQESVCGPEGKTYVNICQFNEAYSEKRRNINMKHKGPCESAPVISLPPQDAQNFTGNDIIFGCEVSAYPMPHLEWKKKGNKMFLPGDDAHISIQARGGPKKYGVTGWLQIQGIKKSDEGIYICQTKNKYGTAYASARLKVIDGSSSTFQISAGSRITSYTTDYGDYYDHTEEDEEEEYESGDYEN, from the exons ATGAAGGTTCTGGAGGTTATAGTAGTTCTGGTAGCCCTGGTACAAGTTTCTCAAAGTTTCCCCACCTTGTACTACAGGAGTTGGTTGAGATTGTTAAGGGAAGGAGATAGCTGTGGAAAATGCAATTTGGAACTTTGCTCCAAACCTACACACTGTCCAGCTGGGACTGTATTAGATCAGTGTGGCTGCTGTCCTGAATGTGGGAATGTGGAAGGGCAGATCTGTGACTTGGATAAGGTCAATCATTTCTACGGGCAGTGTGGGGAGAACATGGAGTGCAGGCTGGATGCCGACGAAACCAAGTTTGGGGAAATCCCTGAACCACAATGTGTCTGCAAATCCCAGGAAAGTGTCTGTGGACCTGAAGGCAAGACCTATGTGAACATCTGCCAATTCAATGAGGCTTACTCTGAGAAGAGAAGAAATATCAACATGAAGCACAAAGGACCATGTGAATCAG CTCCTGTTATTTCTTTGCCACCTCAGGATGCTCAGAACTTCACAGGTAATGACATAATCTTTGGCTGTGAGGTGTCCGCCTATCCTATGCCACACCTTGAGTGGAAGaaaaaagggaataaaatgtTTCTGCCAGGAGATGATGCCCACATCTCAATCCAG gcAAGAGGTGGGCCTAAGAAGTACGGTGTGACAGGGTGGCTGCAAATTCAAGGCATCAAAAAATCGGACGAAGGCATCTACAtctgccaaacaaaaaacaagtatGGCACTGCATATGCATCTGCAAGACTGAAAGTCATTGATG GTTCATCCTCTACATTTCAGATTTCTGCTGGCAGCAGAATCACAAGCTACACTACAGATTATGGAGACTATTATGACCATACtgaagaggatgaggaggaagaaTATGAATCTGGAGACTATGAAAATTGA